AGAAGCCATGGACGCCCTACCCCTCTCCCCCTTCACCGTCTTCCTCTACGCCCTCCTCACCGCCATCGCCACAGGATTAGGGGCCCTTCCCTTTCTCTTCACCCGGCGCCTCCTAAGCCGGCACCTGGGCCTAGCCAACGCCGCCGCCGCCGGCCTTATGCTGGCCGCCAGCTTCGGCCTCATCTACGAAGGGGTCCGCTCCGGCCTAGGCCGCACCCTGCTGGGGGTCCTCCTGGGGCTCCTCTTCATTCAGCTTTCTCACCGCCACCTCGAGGGCCGGGAGGTGAGCTTCGGCGCCCTAAACGGCCTGGACGCCCGCAAGGCCCTCATGATCGTAGGCATCATGACCCTCCATTCCTTCGCCGAGGGGGTGGGGGTGGGGGTGGCCTTCGGGGGCGGGGAGGCCTTGGGGGTCTTCATCACCCTGGCCATCGCCGTGCACAACATTCCCGAGGGGCTCGCCATCAGCCTGGTGCTGATCCCAAGGGGGGTGAGCGTGCTAGGAGCCGCCCTTTGGAGCGTCTTCTCCAGCCTCCCCCAACCCCTCATGGCCGTGCCCGCCTACCTCTTCGTGGAGGCCTTCAAACCCGCCCTGCCCGTGGGGCTTGGCTTCGCCGCGGGGGCCATGATCTGGATGGCGGTGGCCGAAATCCTCCGCGACGCCCTGAAAGAGGCCGAGGCCGAGGGGGTGGCCACGGTTCTCACCCTTTCTGCGGCCCTGATGGTGGCCTTCCAGATCCTCCTCGGGGGCTAAGCCAGACCCAGGGGAGGGGGGCCTCGAGGTGGAGGGCTTCCAGGGTGGGGCGCACCCGGAAGGCCAGGAGCTGGACCCCGGCCTCCAGAGCCTCCCTGGCGGCCTGCCACAGGACCCGGTCCTCGGGGTCCAGGGCGAAGGCCTGGGCCAGGGGGTGCTGCACCACCCAGACGGCCCAGGCCGCATGGCCCTCCCGGGCTAGGGCGGCAAGAAGCCTCAGGTGCCGGGCGCCCCTCGGGGTGGGGGCATCGGGGAAGAGGGCCAGGCCCCCTTCCACCCGGTTGCAGTTCTTGGCCTCCAGGAAAGCCTCTTTTCCCCCAAGCCTCGCCCGGAAGTCCAGGCGCTCCCCCGCCACGGGGGCTTCCCTCCTTAAGGCCTCCAGGGGGCCGAAGAAGCCCCCGCGGAGGAGGGCCTCGAGGACCCGGGCGGCCAGGGAGGCGTCCACCCCCACCAGGACCCCTTCTTGCTCCACCAGCAAAAGCCGGCCTAGGGTCTTGGGGGTAGGCCTAGGGTGGTAATGGCCCGGGGTGCCGGGCCGGAGGAGCTCGGCCATGCGGCCGCTATTGGGAAGGTGCAAGGGTCCCACGTCCGCCTCCACCAGGAAGCGGTGGGCCCGCCGGAGGACCCGGCAGGGCCAGAGGGCCGGGAGAGGGAGGCGCACCTCCACCCCCCCAGGCTACACGAGGAAGGGCCCGGGGAAGCCCCGGGCCCTTTTGGCGGAGAGGGCGGGATTCGAACCCGCGGCACCGGTTTTCCCGGTGCAACACCTTAGCAGGGTGCCGCCTTAGACCACTCGGCCACCTCTCCTCGCCTTTGGCGGAGGGTGAGGGATTCGAACCCCCGGTGGGCGCTGGGCCCACAGCGGTTTTCAAGACCGCCGCCTTCAACCGCTCGGCCAACCCTCCGGGACTGGCCGCAAGCCCCACTATGCGCCAAGCTTCCCTCCCTGTCAAGGCATTAGCCCCCCACCAGGGAGGCGAGGGCCTCCTTGAGGGCCCGCCGCCGGGGGTAGGCGAGGAGGAGCCCCCGGGCGGCCTGCCGCGCCCCCTCCGGGTCCAGGCGGGCGGCCCGCCGGAGCAGGTCCGCCGCCTCCTGGTAGCGCGCCCTTCCCCCCTCCTCCACCAGATGGCGGGCGGCCTCGAGGTAGAGCCGCTTCGCCTCCTCGGGAAGCCGCTCCTCCAAGGCCTCCGCCAGGGCGGGGTAGGCCTGAAGGGGCGCCCGCCTCAGGAGGCGGTCCAAGGAGCGCCAGTCCTCCTCCAGGAGGTGGATGCGGGCGAGGAGGGCGGGGTCTTCCACCCTGCGCAAAAGCTCCTTCCGCCTCTCCGGGAAAGCCCGGCCCAGGAGGGCCCGGAGGGCAGCGTAGTCCTCGAGGCTGGGCCGGAAGGCGAAGCGCAGGAACAGGTCCTCGGGCCGTCCCCGCCGGCTCGCCAGGAGGTCCGCCAGGGAGAAGAGCCTGGGGTCCTTGCCGAACCACTCCAGGGCCTCCTCCGCGTAGCCCAAGGCCTCCGCCTCCCGCCCCAGGGCGAGGAGGCGCTCCACCAGGGCCAGGTAGTCCTCGGGGGCCTCCAGGTGCTCCCGCATGAGGCCCAGGGCCTCCTCCTCCCGCCCCAGGGCGAAGAGGAGTTTCACCCTCAGGGCCCTTTTTAGGCCCCCCGGGTCCCGGCCGGAGAGAAGGGGGAGGAGGGCCTCCGGGGCCGCCTTCCCCAAGGCCAAAAGGGCCTCCTCCAGGGCGGGAAAAGGAGCCTTCTCGTAGAGGCCAAGGAGGGGGGCAGGATTCCCGGCGACCTCCAGGTACCGCCTCAGCCCCGCCCTCAGGTAGGGCTCGGGATCAAAGGGGGCCTCGAGGAGGGCCTGCAAAAAGGCCAGGACCTCCTTCTCCCCCACCCGGGGGAGGCGGAGGAGGAGGGCCTTGGCCTCCTCCTCCCCACCCCCCAGGAAGAGGGCCTGGCGGAGAGCCCGCACCCCCTGCAGGAAGGTCCTCTCCGGAAGCAGGGCCTCCCCGAGGAGCCACGCCACCTCGGGCACCTGGGCGAGGGCCTGGAGGAGCCCCTTGGCCTCCTCCGCGGAGAGGCGCCCCAGGGCCTCGAGGAGGTCCTCCCTGGGGCGGCCCTCCACGTAGGCGTAAAGGAGGGCGGCCGCGTGCTTGCAGGGAAAGCCAGGGTAGGGGCAGGTGCAGCCCCCGCCCCCCCCGGGCCCCACCTCCACCCGGTAGGGCGCGGGGGCCGAGCCCTGGACCTCGCCCAGAAGCCTCTCCCCCACCCGATAGACCCTAAGGACCCGGCCCTCCCGGGCGTAGGCCAGGCCCCGGCGCAGCACCTCCTGGGGGAAAAGGGAGGCGAAGTCCTCCTCCCTTTTAGGCGGAAAGGAGCCCACGGCCTTAGTGTGCTCCAAGGGCGCCCGGGCGGCCAGGGGCTAGAGCCGGAGGAGGGGGCGGAACCAGGGGATGGAAAGGGCGAGCACCAGAAGGGCGAGGGCGAAGAGGAGCCGGGCGCGGGGCTTCCCCTTCCGGGCCTGGGAAAGCCCTGCGTGGGCCAGCCCCAGGGCCACCACCCCGCCCACCCAGTGCTCGGCCACGAAGTAGCGGGCCTCCCCCGGCGTCCGCATCACCTGCCCCAAGGCGGCTAGGGCCCCCTGGAAGAGGGGGCTGGCGAAGGCCAGGGCCAGCCCTAAGAGCACCTGGAGGGTAAGCGTGTGGGCGAAGAAGGCCCCGGGGCGGGGCCCAGGGCGGAGGAGGGCCCATAGCCCGAAAAGGAGGACGAGCCAGCGCACGAGGCTGTGGAGAACGAGCAGGGCCTCGTACATCGCCCCCAGCTTACCCCAAAAGGGCCAGGGCCTCCCGCAGGTCCCTCACCGCTAGGTGGGGGGGGAAGCGGGGGTCGGGCGGGCGGTGGCCCCGGTCCACCCACACCGCCTTGGCCCCGGCCAGGAGGGCCCCCTGGACGTCCCTTTGGGGATTATCCCCTACCATGACCGCCTCCTCGGGGGCCACCCCGTGGGCGCAGAAGGCCATGCGGAAGAGCCTGGGGTCGGGCTTGCCCAGGCCCACCTCCCCGGAGATGAGGGTGAGGCTGAAGGCCTCGAGGAGCCCCGCCCCGGCGAGCTTCTCCCGCTGGAGGTCCGGGACCCCGTTGGTGAGGAGCACGAGGTGCGCCCCCCTCTCCCGAAGGGCAAGGAGGAACTCGGGCACCTCGGGGAAAAGGGGATAGCGGCGCCTCCTTTGGAAGAAGGCCTCCGCCAGCTCCCGGGCCCTTTCCGCCGGACCCCCCAGGGCCTCCAGGGCCTCGCGGAAGACCTGCTCCCGGAAGGGCCAGGCCCAGGCCGCCCACCCCTCGAGGCCCGGGGTGGAGTAGCGGGCCCAGAGGGCCTCGAGGGCCGAGTGCCCCAGGCGCTCGGCCCAGGGGTAGAAGGGAGCCTGGCGGAAGAGGGCCTCGGCCCGCGCCCGCACCGCCCCGAAAAGCCCCTTCACCCCCGCCTCCTCCCCTAAGGCCTCCAGAACCTCCCGGGTCACGGAGAGGTCCTGGAGGAGGGTGTCGTCCAGGTCCAAAAGCCAAAGCCTGGCCCCCACGCCTCACCCCTCCCGCACCAGGATGGGGTTCTCCCCCGGGTCAAAGAGGAGGAGGTGCGCCCCCGCCTCCAGGAAGGCCAGGCCGTACTTGGCCAGGCGAAGGCGCTCGTGGGCCAGGTCCTCCACCAAGAAGACCAGCCTCCCCTCCTCGAGGCGGAACCGGGCGAAACCCCGGCCCTCGGGGCTCGGCCTCTGCGGTCCCCGCTCCACCCCTCCCGCCCCCGGCCGGAGGAGGAGGAGGGGGCCTTCCCCCGGGGCCAAAAGGGCCTCCTTTTCCGGGAGGAGCTCCTCCAGGACCAGGCCCAGGGCCTGGTAGAAGCTCACCCCCTGGCCCAGGTCGGGGACGCGAACGAGGAGGGTCTCGCTCATAGGCCCCTCAGGAAGGCGCGCAGATCCCCCTCGTCCGCCACCACCCGCAGGAGGGCCAGGTCCCCCGGGGCGATCTCCCCGTGGGGGCGCAGAAGGGAAAGCCAGTAGGGGTCCACCGCCAAGGGCCGCCCTAGGCCCCGCCTCAGGTAGAGGAGGTTCCAGGCCAGGACGAGCTCGGCCAGGGTCCCCACCCCCCCCGGCAGGGCCAGGTACCCCGCCCCCAGGTCCAGAAGGCGCCCGATGCGCTGGGGGAGGGTGGCGGCCGGGAGCTCCACGTCCACGTAGGGGCTAGGGCCGGGCCTCTCCGGGAAAAGCCCCGGGGCTGTAACCCCCACCACGAGCCCCCCCCGGGCCTTCACCCCCTGGGCCAAGGCGGCCATCCCTCCCTGGTACCCCCCGCAGGCCAGGCCGAACCCCTCCTCGGCCAGCACCTCCCCGTAGCGAACCAGCTGGGCGTAGAGAGGGTCCTCCGGGGCGAGGCGGGAGGAGACAAAGGCGGAGACCAGGCGCATTTAGCGGCAGCGCACCACCAGGACGGGAACGGAAACCCGGTGCAGGACCCCCTCCGTCACCGAGCCCAGGAGGAGCTTGTCCAGACCCGTGCGCCCGTGGGTACCCATGACAAGGAGGTCAAAGCCCTTGGCGGCCTCCACGATGGTGGGGATGGGCACCCCCTCCTTCACCTCCCCCGTGGCCTCCACGCCCCGCTCCCGGGCCAAGGCGAGGGCCTTCTTGATGGCCTCCTCCCCCGCCCGCTTTAGGTCCTCCAAAAGCTCCAGGCCATAGGGCACGCTCTCGGGAGCAATCCAGATGGCCTGGGCCGGGTTTTCCAGGACGTAGAGGAAGTGGACCCGGGCGGAAAGCACCTTGGCCAGGTCCAAGCCGTGGCCAATGGCCTCCAGGCTACAGGGGCTTCCGTCCGTGGGCATGAGGATGCTCCGGTACATGGCTTCATCATACACTAAGGCGGTGTGGATCTACGGGCGGAACCCGGTCCTCGAGGCCCTAAGGGCGGGCCAGGCCCGGCGCGTCCTCGTGGCCCGGGGGGTGGAGGGCTGGTTCCTGAGGGAGCTGGAAAGGCTCGGGGCCGAGTACACCCTGGTGCCCCGGATTGAGCTGGACGCCCTCCTCAGGACCACCCACCACCAAGGGGTGGCGGCGGAGGTGGCGGAACCCCCCTACGCCACCCTGGAGGACGCCTTCCGCCTGGCGGAAGCCCGGAAGGAGATGCCCCTCCTCGTGGCCCTGGACGGGATCACCGACCCCCGGAACTACGGGGCCATGATCCGAAGCGCCCTGGCCCTTGGGGCCCACGGGGTTCTCTCCGAGGAAAGGCGCGCCGCCCCCCTCTCCCCCCTCGCCCTAAAAGCGAGCGCCGGGGCTGCCCTGAGGCTTCCCGTGGTGAAGGTGAAGAACCTTCCCCGGACGCTGAAGGCCCTCAAGGAGGCCGGGCTTTGGGTCTACGGCCTGGACGTGGGGGGGGAGAAGACCCCGAGGGAGCTGGACTACCAGAGGCCCCTCGTCCTGGTGGTGGGCTCCGAAGGGGAGGGGATGCGGCGGCTCGTGCGGGAAGGGTGCGACGAGCTCTTCCGCATCCCCATCCGCGAGGAGGCCGAGTCCCTGAACGCCTCCGTGGCCTTGGGGATCGCCCTCTACCAGGCGGCCCTGGCCCGGAGTGTAGGATAGGGGCGTGGACTGGGTCAGGCTCCTCTCCCGCCTCCTCCAAGCGGCAAGCCTCCCCGGGGAGGAGGGGGAGGTGGCGGGCCTCCTCCTGGAGGCCCTGAAGGGGATGGGCCTCGAGGCCACCCTGGACGAGGCCGGGAACGTGGAGGCCCTCCTGGGGGAAAAAGAGCCCGAGGTGGTCCTCGCCGGGCACATGGACGTGGTGCCCCCAGGCGACCCCGCCCGCTGGCCCCACCCCCAGGGCGCCGTGGCCGAGGGCGCGGTGTGGGGCCGGGGGGCGGTGGACATGAAGGGCCCCCTGGTGGCCATGCTCCTGGCCCTGGAGGCCCTCAAGGAAAGGCCCCTGCGGGGCCGGGTGCGCTTCCTGGCCACGGTGCAGGAGGAGGTGGGAGGGCTTGGGAGCCGCTACGCGGCGGAGAGGCTTTCCCCCTTGGCCTTCCTCCTGGGGGAGCCCTCGGGTAGACGGCTTGTGCGGGGGCACCGAGGCCGGGCAGAGGTATGGGCGGACTTTGAGGGGGAGGAGGCCCACGCCGCCCTAGCGGGCCCCGAAAACCCCCTCTTTGACCTGGCGGAATACCTCCTCGCCCTAAGGGAGCTTCCCCTGCCCCAAGGGGTCAAGCTCACCCCCACCCGGGTGGACACCTACCCCGGGGCCAGGAACCAGACCCCGGGGGTGGTGCGGCTCTACCTGGACCTGCGCTACGAGCCCGAGGCCGACCTAGACGGGCTTCTCGCCGCTTTGCGCACCCTGGGGCGGGCCTCGGTCTACGTCCCCGAGGAGGAAAGGGCCTCGGGGGAGGTGCGCCTCGTGATCCCCGCCCTCTGGCCGCCCTACCGCCTCCCCGAGGACCATCCCCTCCTCCTCCTGGCCCTGAAGGCCCTGGGCCAGGAGAGGGCGGGGCTTTGGCCCTTCACCACCGACGCCCCCTACCTGGGGGCCAAGGCCCCGGTGCTGGGCTATGGCCCCGGGGACCCGGCCCTGGCCCACACCCCCAAGGAGCACATCCCCCTCGCCGAGGTGGAGGCCGCAGGCAGGGACTACGCCCGCCTCGTGGAGGCCCTATGGAGCGCCGCCTGATCGCCGGGACCCCTTACCGCAAGCTTCTCACCGCCCCCCGCCCCGTGGCCGAGGGGCTAAGGGCGCGCCTCGAGGCCCGGGGCATCCCCGTGGCCCTGGAGACCCCCTTCGCCGACCTTCCGGAGGCCGCTTTGGGCACCTACATGGGGGACGTGGCCCTCTGGGTGCCCGAGACCCTTTTGGGAGAGGCCGAGGCCCTCATGGAGGAGGGGATCCCATGACCGTGGTGGGCCTGGACCTGGGCGGCACCAAGATCGCCGCCGGGGCCTTTGACGGGACGCGGCTCCTTTCCCAGGTGGTCCTCCCCACCCCCAAGGAGGGCGGGGAGAAGGTGGTCGGGGCCCTGGCGGAGGCGGCGCGCCAAGCGGAGGAGAAGGCGGGGGTGAGGGCGGAGGCCCTCGGCCTGGGGACGCCGGGGCCTTTGGACTTCCGGGAGGGGGTGATCCGCTTCACCCCCAACATCCCGGGGCTTTTGGACTTCCCCATCCGCCGCCTCCTGGAGGAGGCCACGGGGCGGCCCGTCTACCTGGAAAACGACGCCAACGCCGCCGCCCTGGCGGAGCACCACCTGGGGGCGGCGAGGGGGGAGGCGAGCTCCCTCTACCTCACCGTGTCCACGGGGATCGGGGGCGGTGCGGTCCTGGGGGGAAGGGTGCTCCGGGGGGAGCGGGGGCAAGGAGGGGAGTTCGGCCACACCACCCTCCTCCCCGGAGGGCCCCTGTGCGGCTGCGGCCTGGAGGGGTGCCTCGAGGCCCTGGCCGCAGGCCGGGCCCTGGAGCGGGACGCCGCCTACGCCTACCAGCGGCCCGTGGACACCCGGGAGCTCTTCCGCCTCTTCCAGGAGGGGGAGCCCAAGGCGGAGCGCCTCCTCCTCCAGGCCGCCCGCTACGTGGGGATGGGCCTCGCCAGCCTGGTGAAGGCCTTTGACCCCGGGGTGGTGGTGGTGGGCGGGGGGCTCGCCCTGAACGCCCCCCAAGGGTACTGGGAGGCCCTCCTGGAGGCCTACCACGGCTACCTTAAGGGCTGGGAGGTCCCCCCCCTGCGGAAGGCCCTCCTGGGGGCCGAGGCGGGGCTTCTGGGGGCCGCCCTCACGGCCTTCCTGGAGGTGAAGCATGGGGGTGGGTAAGGTCCTGGTCTATGCCGGGCTTTTCCTGCTCCTCTTGGGGCTTTCTCTCCTTTACTTTCCCAAGCTCTTCGCCTGGTTCGGCCACCTGCCCGGGGACATCCGCATTGAGCGGGAGGGCCTAAGGGTGTACATCCCCCTCACCTCGGCCCTGCTCCTTTCCCTCCTCCTTACCCTGCTCCTCAACCTCTTCCGCCGTTAGGTCCAAGGCCCAAAGCCCGCCCGCCCGGGGCCGGAAGGTCCTGAGGGTGAACTCCGCCACCCCCAGGCCGAAGAGCCGCAAGGCCAAGGGCCCCGGAGGCGCGAGGAAGCGGTGGAGGAAGACCCCCCGGAGGCCCACGTACCCCTCTTTCCTCGAGGCCCTGAGCCCCAGGAAGAGGCCCAGGGTGTCCTCGGGGGCATAGGCCTGCCCCGCCACCTCCAGGACCAGGACCTCCTCCAGGGGCTCCAGGACCAGGCGGGCCTCGTCCCCGGGCTCCACGAGGGCGGCCCAGAAGCCCTTTTCCCCGGCGAAGACCCCTTCCTCGCGCAGCGGAAGGAGGACCCGCTCCCCCCCCAGGCCCACCGCCCGCCTCCTCCCCCCCTCGCCCGCCAGGGCCTGGCGCAAGGGCCAGGGAAGGAGGCTCGCCACGGGTTCCCCCAGGGCCAGGCGGTGGAGGGCCTCCTCCTGAGGGCGGCCCGAGAAGGCCAAGGCGGTGGCGGCGCGCCCATGGAGCTCCTGCCGCCGCCCCGGGGCCAAAGCGGCGTAGAGGAGCCGCCTCTCCCCCTCCCGGGCGAAGCGGTACCCTCCCTGGTAGACCAAAAAGCCCTTGCGTTCCAGCTCGTCCAGGTAGGCCATGGCCTCGAGGGCGTCCAGCACCTCCTCGGGGATCCGCCCCGGGTGCACGGAAAGCCGCTCCAGGGCAAGCCGCGCCGGCTCGCTGAGGAAGCGGGTCTGCAGGCGGAGCTGGGCCAGGGGGCGCCTGGGCCCTTCGGGGCAGGCCCGCCACTCGGGGATCCATTCCGGCTCCCCCCCGGCGAAGAGGTACGCCCGGGCCGCCTCGGGAAAGGGGACCCCCGAAAGGATCTCCCTCCTGGCCTCCGCCCAGGTGAGGGGGGGCAGCTCCAGCACCCGCAGGCGCTCCGGTGGGTAATGGGCCCTAAGCTCCAGGAAAAAGCGGGGCTCCTCCCCGGGGTCCAGGCGCAGGACCAAAAAGGCCCGGGAGCGCAGGAGGTCCCGGGGGGAAAGGGGAGGGTAGGGGGGCTCCAGGTAGACCAGCCCCTCGGGGCGCAGGGCCTCGTGGAAGGCCAGGCCCAGCACCCCGGCCAGGGCCCGGGCAAAGGCCTTCTGGCCCGTCCCCAGCCGCCCCCGGAGGACCAGGAGGAAGGGGGGGCGGAGGGAGGCGAGCCCTTCCAAAAGCCTCTGCCGCCCCGCCGCCCCGGGGGAGGAGGCGTAGCGGTCCCGCACCTCCAAGACCCAGTCCATAAGCCCGCCCACCCCCTCCAAGCCCTCCAGGACCTCCCCTGTGCCCCCGGGTTCCAGGCGCACCCACCCGGGGAGGACCAGGGGGTCCTGCCCCTGGGGGAAGACCGCCCGGCCCAGGGCTTTTCCCAGGCGGTGGAGCTCCACCCGCAGGTTCTGCAGGCCGGAGGCGTGGCCGTAGAGGAGGTCGGCCAGCCTCGCCCGGGAGGCGGGGCCCTCGACGGCCAGGTAGTAGAGGAGCGCAAGCCCCTTCTTCGGCAGGCGCACCTCCCGGCCCTGGACCAGAAGCCTCGGCCGGCCCCGCAGGGGCAGGACGTGAAGGGGAATGTTAACCGCCCGTTTCAACGCGTTACCGCCTTTGCCTCAAGGGTACCACGATCTCCCCTTTAGCGGGAGGCCAAGGCCCCAAAAGGGCGTAACGCCGGGGTTACGGGGAGGCGGGTACGGTGAGGGCGTCCTCGGAGGCCACCACCTCCGGGGGCGGATTAGGAGGCCATCATGCGCAAAAGGATTTTGGCAGCAGTCCTCGTTTTGGCGCCCCTGGCCCTGGCCCAGGCGCCCACCGTCGCCCCGACCAAGGGGAACGGGCCCGACGCCTACGCCAAGGGGCAGGACTCGGCGGCGGTGAACCAGACCATTGAGCTCATCCTCCCCAAGGCCACGGCCCTCCACCTGGACGTGACCAAGCTCACCTTTGACCTCACGGGGCTGGACGGGGCCACCTGGCCCAACTCCACGCCGGACTTCGGGGGGCAGATGGTGTGCGTCTACGGGCTCAGCGACCAGGACGTGAAGTCCCAGCTCGGGGACAACTTCTACAACCAGGTGCAGGTCCTCCCCTTGGGCACCAGCTACAGCACGGCCACCTGGCCCAACATCACCATCAACGGCGGCGGGGCCGTGACCGCCTACCCACCCATCAAGCTGGACAAGAATGGGGAGCTCGTGCCGGGGAGCAAGAACCACTTCGTCTGCTACCGCAGCTTCATCCTGCAGAAGTTCTCCAACGGCAAGCAGTGGCACCTGACCGTGAACCGCAACGACCCCCAGGGGGCCCAGGGCATCCAGCACCTCTACATTCAGGACAACCCCTGCGACACCTTTGGCGCGGCCACGGGTCTTTACGAGCTCCCCAACGGGGCCACCCTGGAGCTCGTGCCCAGGAACCTGCAGGCCGGGCCCACGGGCACCCGTTCCGGCAACAATCCCCAGCAGTGCGGCTACAAGAGCTGGCTGGATGACCTGGTGGTGGTGGCCGTCAAGGTCAACAGCGACCTCTGGGGCAAGAGCACCGCGAACCTCACCTACACCCTCGCCACCACCGCCTGGTAGCGGGCATGGAGCCTGGCCCAAAGGGCCAGGCTCCGCCCTTTTGGGAGCACCATGAAGCGAATCTTCCCCCTTCTCCTCCCCCTGGCCCTAGGCGCCCTGGCCCAAAGCACCCTGGGCGTGGAGCCCCCGGTCCTCCTCGAGGAGGCCAAGCCGGGGGAGAGCCTCACCCAGACCCTCCTGGTCCACAACGTGGGCACCCGGCCGGTACGGGTCCGGGTAAGCCTCGGGGACTGGACCTACGACCCCATGGGAAAGATTCAGTTCCTGCCCCCAGGCACCCTGAAGGAGAGCGCAAGCCCCTGGACCGCCTTCTCCCCGGCGGAGTTCCTCCTGGGGGCGAAGGAATCCCGCCCCCTCACCTACACCCTCACCCTGCCTAAGGACGCGGCCCCGGGCACCCACTGGGGGGTGCTCTTCCTGGAGTCGGAAGACCCCAATCCGCCCCCCGGGGTGCCCCTGGCCATCTTCCGGGTGCGCATGGCCCACATCTTCTACGTCAACGTGCCTCCCCTAAAGACCTCGGGGCGCATCACCGGGATCGTCCCGAGCCCCCCTCAGCGGCC
Above is a window of Thermus islandicus DSM 21543 DNA encoding:
- a CDS encoding universal stress protein → MYRSILMPTDGSPCSLEAIGHGLDLAKVLSARVHFLYVLENPAQAIWIAPESVPYGLELLEDLKRAGEEAIKKALALARERGVEATGEVKEGVPIPTIVEAAKGFDLLVMGTHGRTGLDKLLLGSVTEGVLHRVSVPVLVVRCR
- a CDS encoding glucokinase, coding for MTVVGLDLGGTKIAAGAFDGTRLLSQVVLPTPKEGGEKVVGALAEAARQAEEKAGVRAEALGLGTPGPLDFREGVIRFTPNIPGLLDFPIRRLLEEATGRPVYLENDANAAALAEHHLGAARGEASSLYLTVSTGIGGGAVLGGRVLRGERGQGGEFGHTTLLPGGPLCGCGLEGCLEALAAGRALERDAAYAYQRPVDTRELFRLFQEGEPKAERLLLQAARYVGMGLASLVKAFDPGVVVVGGGLALNAPQGYWEALLEAYHGYLKGWEVPPLRKALLGAEAGLLGAALTAFLEVKHGGG
- a CDS encoding LOG family protein encodes the protein MRLVSAFVSSRLAPEDPLYAQLVRYGEVLAEEGFGLACGGYQGGMAALAQGVKARGGLVVGVTAPGLFPERPGPSPYVDVELPAATLPQRIGRLLDLGAGYLALPGGVGTLAELVLAWNLLYLRRGLGRPLAVDPYWLSLLRPHGEIAPGDLALLRVVADEGDLRAFLRGL
- a CDS encoding ZIP family metal transporter; its protein translation is MDALPLSPFTVFLYALLTAIATGLGALPFLFTRRLLSRHLGLANAAAAGLMLAASFGLIYEGVRSGLGRTLLGVLLGLLFIQLSHRHLEGREVSFGALNGLDARKALMIVGIMTLHSFAEGVGVGVAFGGGEALGVFITLAIAVHNIPEGLAISLVLIPRGVSVLGAALWSVFSSLPQPLMAVPAYLFVEAFKPALPVGLGFAAGAMIWMAVAEILRDALKEAEAEGVATVLTLSAALMVAFQILLGG
- the rlmB gene encoding 23S rRNA (guanosine(2251)-2'-O)-methyltransferase RlmB, which produces MWIYGRNPVLEALRAGQARRVLVARGVEGWFLRELERLGAEYTLVPRIELDALLRTTHHQGVAAEVAEPPYATLEDAFRLAEARKEMPLLVALDGITDPRNYGAMIRSALALGAHGVLSEERRAAPLSPLALKASAGAALRLPVVKVKNLPRTLKALKEAGLWVYGLDVGGEKTPRELDYQRPLVLVVGSEGEGMRRLVREGCDELFRIPIREEAESLNASVALGIALYQAALARSVG
- a CDS encoding DNA/RNA nuclease SfsA is translated as MRLPLPALWPCRVLRRAHRFLVEADVGPLHLPNSGRMAELLRPGTPGHYHPRPTPKTLGRLLLVEQEGVLVGVDASLAARVLEALLRGGFFGPLEALRREAPVAGERLDFRARLGGKEAFLEAKNCNRVEGGLALFPDAPTPRGARHLRLLAALAREGHAAWAVWVVQHPLAQAFALDPEDRVLWQAAREALEAGVQLLAFRVRPTLEALHLEAPLPWVWLSPRGGSGRPPSGPQKG
- a CDS encoding M20 family metallopeptidase yields the protein MDWVRLLSRLLQAASLPGEEGEVAGLLLEALKGMGLEATLDEAGNVEALLGEKEPEVVLAGHMDVVPPGDPARWPHPQGAVAEGAVWGRGAVDMKGPLVAMLLALEALKERPLRGRVRFLATVQEEVGGLGSRYAAERLSPLAFLLGEPSGRRLVRGHRGRAEVWADFEGEEAHAALAGPENPLFDLAEYLLALRELPLPQGVKLTPTRVDTYPGARNQTPGVVRLYLDLRYEPEADLDGLLAALRTLGRASVYVPEEERASGEVRLVIPALWPPYRLPEDHPLLLLALKALGQERAGLWPFTTDAPYLGAKAPVLGYGPGDPALAHTPKEHIPLAEVEAAGRDYARLVEALWSAA
- a CDS encoding DUF2905 family protein, with translation MGVGKVLVYAGLFLLLLGLSLLYFPKLFAWFGHLPGDIRIEREGLRVYIPLTSALLLSLLLTLLLNLFRR
- a CDS encoding HAD family hydrolase, with the protein product MGARLWLLDLDDTLLQDLSVTREVLEALGEEAGVKGLFGAVRARAEALFRQAPFYPWAERLGHSALEALWARYSTPGLEGWAAWAWPFREQVFREALEALGGPAERARELAEAFFQRRRRYPLFPEVPEFLLALRERGAHLVLLTNGVPDLQREKLAGAGLLEAFSLTLISGEVGLGKPDPRLFRMAFCAHGVAPEEAVMVGDNPQRDVQGALLAGAKAVWVDRGHRPPDPRFPPHLAVRDLREALALLG
- a CDS encoding SWIM zinc finger family protein gives rise to the protein MGSFPPKREEDFASLFPQEVLRRGLAYAREGRVLRVYRVGERLLGEVQGSAPAPYRVEVGPGGGGGCTCPYPGFPCKHAAALLYAYVEGRPREDLLEALGRLSAEEAKGLLQALAQVPEVAWLLGEALLPERTFLQGVRALRQALFLGGGEEEAKALLLRLPRVGEKEVLAFLQALLEAPFDPEPYLRAGLRRYLEVAGNPAPLLGLYEKAPFPALEEALLALGKAAPEALLPLLSGRDPGGLKRALRVKLLFALGREEEALGLMREHLEAPEDYLALVERLLALGREAEALGYAEEALEWFGKDPRLFSLADLLASRRGRPEDLFLRFAFRPSLEDYAALRALLGRAFPERRKELLRRVEDPALLARIHLLEEDWRSLDRLLRRAPLQAYPALAEALEERLPEEAKRLYLEAARHLVEEGGRARYQEAADLLRRAARLDPEGARQAARGLLLAYPRRRALKEALASLVGG